The Haloarchaeobius litoreus DNA window GCGTTCGTGGTCCGTGTTCCCCCCGGTGATTGTCGCCCCGGCGGCTTCCAGCGTCGCGCGGGCCTCCTCGACGTCGCACTCGATGACCGGCATTGACCCAAGGTCACCGAACCTCGGGTATAACCGTTCTGATTCCAATTTCGTATCAGAAATACTTACATCGCGCAGTCGTGCGGTTACCTTCCTTCCACGCGGTTGTGTCCCCGTAACAGCCGACAGATTACCACCGAGGGTTTAAGTGTGTGGGAAATACTACTATAAAAGTGCGATGACACGGTCCACCCGCCAGCGGGAGCGAGAAACCGAGACCGAGGCGTCGGACGAGCAGGAGGGAGTCAGGGAGTGTCCCGAATGCAGCTCCGAGAACCTGGTCAAGAGTTCCGACAGGGGCGAACTCGTCTGCGACGACTGCGGGCTCGTCGTCGAGGAGGAGAAGATCGACCCCGGTCCGGAGTGGCGAGCGTTCAACCACCAGGAGCGCCAAGAGAAGTCTCGCGTCGGTGCCCCGACAACGCAGACGATGCACGACAAGGGGTTGACGACGACTATCGACTGGAAAGACAAGGACGCGTACGGCCGTTCTATCTCCTCGAAGAAGCGGAGTCAGATGCACCGGCTCCGCAAGTGGCAGGAGCGAATCAGAACCAAGGACGCGGGCGAACGGAACCTACAGTTCGCGCTCAGTGAGATCGACCGCATGGCCAGCGCACTGGGCGTCCCACGCTCGGTCCGCGAGGTCGCCTCGGTCATCTACCGTCGCGCCCTGAAGGAGGACCTCATCCGCGGCCGGTCCATCGAGGGCGTCGCGACGAGCGCGCTCTACGCGGCCTGCCGCAAGGAGGGGATCCCACGCAGCCTCGAAGAGATC harbors:
- a CDS encoding transcription initiation factor IIB is translated as MTRSTRQRERETETEASDEQEGVRECPECSSENLVKSSDRGELVCDDCGLVVEEEKIDPGPEWRAFNHQERQEKSRVGAPTTQTMHDKGLTTTIDWKDKDAYGRSISSKKRSQMHRLRKWQERIRTKDAGERNLQFALSEIDRMASALGVPRSVREVASVIYRRALKEDLIRGRSIEGVATSALYAACRKEGIPRSLEEISEVSRVERKEIGRTYRYISQELGLEMRPVDPKKYVPRFCSELELSEEVQTKANEIIETTAEKGLLSGKSPTGYAAAAIYAASLLCNEKKTQREVADVAQVTEVTIRNRYQEQIEAMGIHS